One Triticum dicoccoides isolate Atlit2015 ecotype Zavitan chromosome 3B, WEW_v2.0, whole genome shotgun sequence genomic window, GGCTCTGCCTGAAAATTTACAGAGATACGCGAAAATGAATGGTGCAAGTATACTGTAAGCAAGTTgggaaaaaaatccacaaaaaagaataCCCATTGCAGTATGTGTGTGCACTGTCCTTCATGTTCCTCGAGCACCTTGCGACCCGATATCAGCTGGAAAAGAACGATCCCAAAGGCATACACATCTGTTCTGACAGAAACTATGCCATATTCAGCATACTCAGGCGCCAAGTACCTGATGGACATGACAAGAAAATCCTGGCATTGTCAGAAATACAGGAGCAAAAGGGTAGCATAGAATGGAACAGAGTTTACAATATTGGAAGAACTAGAGTTTTATGCTCACCCTGATTGCCCCAGAACCCTTGTATGAATAGATGCATTGACAGCCTTCCATTTAGCAAGACCGAAATCCCCAAGCTGTGGAAGACGGAACGTAatcacaacagaactcatgaggaTTTGCATCTTCAAATGTACCAGTAAGAAGTGAGGTCTAGCTTACCATAGGAACAAAGTCATGTGTCAGCAGTACATTGCTTGGGCGCAAATCCCGGTGAATTATTGGACCGGCACGACACTCTTCATGCAGGAAGCGCAGCCCCTTTGCTATACCAAGGGCAATAGCATGCCTCTTGTGCCACTCCAGTAAGCCAGCTGCCTTGTCTATTTCATCAAGTGGCAAAAGCAAAGAGCAAAGGTAAGGTTATGCTTGTCACCATCTTCAAATTATGAATTAACTTTATGCATACCAAGCACGTACCAAATAAATGCCACTCAAGAGAGTTGTTGCATATATACTCGTACACCAAGATGTTGTAGCTTTCTTTGCAACAATACCCAAGCAACATGACAATGTTCCGATGCCGGGCAAAGCTGAGCACTTGCACTTCAGAGAAGAACTCGGTATAGCCCTGCGAGCTAGCTTCTTTACGCAACTTAGCTGCAATGACCTGGCCATCCTTGAGCTTCCCTTTGTACACATGCCCAAATCCGCCCTCGCCCACCAAATTCTCACTTGAGAAGTCAGATGTTGCAGATTGGATCTCTGAGAAAGGATATTTCATGGATTCCTTGATGTAAAGAACTGATCTTAGCCCACAACCAGCACATAGAACTGGTCTTTCTGATGAATCGTAGTGGCCGATCATGTTATCTTCAATAGATTTTGCTGTAATGATCAGGGGAACGTGCGTAGTATTAGTAAATATGAAATTGTAGATGTTCTGTGTAACATTATGTTTTGGAAGGTAAAACTACAGCTACTTGGTCAACATTGAACAAATATTTAAGCAAGTTCTTGAATTCTGCATGAATGAGCTACTAGAATGAGAAAGACCTTTTCTACCTTTTAAGCACTACTAGGTCCCGTTTTAACATTTCGGCAAAATAGATAAGCTAGTTGCAACTTTATGATTGTGCTTAATTGAAGAAATATGTCATACCATTGAATTCAGTCTCATCGATCACCGGGATGGACGCGACGCTCATTGACGGTGTGAAGTCTTGGATGCTGCTACCAACCACACTGGGGGTGTAGTACATCTCATGATTGGTTAGAGAGGCAAAGTAACTTACAGGCGATGACCTGACCGACACACGGACCTTGTCAGTATCTAGTGTTTTGGAACTTAGATCAAGTGACACTACTAAGTTTTGTAGGTCCTTCATCTCCCCCATACTTTTGCTTGATAGATTTGTTCTAATTGACTTCAAGGTCTGCACTGACAGGTTATCTTGAAATGCTGCAACTTTACAGGCTATGTGCTTTTCGAAGTGCTTGAAATCTCGTCTGAAGTGCCTATAAATTCATTATAAATCAATACCAGTTTAACTACTGAACAAACAAATGCTCCGTTGGGAATATAGCATGCCAAAAATGATTAAACAATAAATGATGCAAGTACCTATCTAGTACAACCCAAGCAGCTTTACTTGAATTGATTTCATGGATAATGACAACCTTCGCTGGTGATCCAGGGCATACTTTGAGGGTCACACTAAtctgaaataaaaaaaatatgaacatcagaATGTAACCAATGTTTTCAAGAATGTTGCAAGTCCAACTTGTAAAGCAGCTACTTATCCTGACAGAAAAATGAGTGTAGGAAAATGTTACTCACCCCCACTTGGCGAAGCTCCTCCACATCCTGGAGGAGCTTGTCTTTGTAGTATTCAGCTTTCTTCGCAACCTGATCACCTAGGTACCGCAAGCTCGTCCCGGCAAAAGAATCACTAGATGCTTTGGTTTGGTATCCCACTAATAACGCAAAAGAAGTACAACAGATATAAGTTTTTCAGTAAATTTGAAGTAGTAGGAGCTAATACTCTACAAAGTGAACAGTGACTGCAAATTCCCAAACAACAGCAATAATCAGGGGGATGAGATAGCACCACTCACTACAATTCAATGCCAGATTGAGAAAAAAAATGGACAGAGCACTGTATTACTGGAATTTCTTGACTCAGATAATACGCTTGAAACAAGAATGAACAGTCTATCTTATCCAACAAGAATGGAAAGTCTAATTGCACCCATACAAACATGTTTATGCAACCTTGACTTTAGTAATTTATTACACAGAATGTGTTTCATTCTGCTGTTTTAAAGTTGATTTTCCTTGTCATTATACCATTTATGAAGCTCAATAGTGGCACTCTTCTCTACAATGTTGGTGATTCTAAATGCCATGATGCTTCTTCAAGGGACATCTATTACCAAATGACGAGTGAAACAGTGACCAACAGGACTGAAAGCCAGTCGGCACATACATGGAAGCATCTGTCAGACATGCATGAACAAACTTAACACACACTCTAACAAGAAGAGGacatcatataaaattttctaccTGACCACTATAATGATAATCTAATTAGCACATGGGTGACAGAAATTAAGAATCAACTTCAATGTGACACACTGACATTCCAAATCTACCAGTCTATCACCTATGTATAAGCATGAACACAATACTCAACTACAGAGGTCGATCGCAACTAGGAAGCATTTTTGGGAAGTTCAATTCAGCACACGAATGATGAATGTAGGGTCGAGAAAGAGCAATTTAAACAAGAGTGGGTTAGGTCGAGCAGAATGGCTAAGAGACCGTAACCCGACGGGAAATAGAGACCTAAAGGGGGAGCTCGGCCCTCACTCGGATTGGTGACGGAGTGGAGAACGCCGAGCACGAGGAGGGAGTCCCCGCCGCGAAGTATGTCGCCCCGGGCCACGAGCGCCCTGAGCGACATCCTGACCTCCACCTCGCGGTGGTCGCGGGTGGCGTCGAGCGCCACCACCACCATCTGCGGCGGCGGGAGGAGCGGCGACAGGGAGATGGGCATGGCGGCCGACCCGGCGGCCGGGGCGTCCATCGCGAGCTTGGCCGCCGCGGCGGTGGCGACGGCGTGGGTGTCCACCGGGCTGAGCGCGGAGTACATGGACGCGGGCGTGCTGATGGGGGTGCTGGTGCCGCTGCTCCTGCTCCGGTcgtcccggcggcggcggcggcgatgcgagTCCCTGCTGCCATCGCGGCCGGCCGGGAGCGAGTCTATTAGTACCTGGAGACGGCTGCGCGCCGCGGAGTATATTCTCGAGAGCACGGAGTACATTCGGTGGGGCGGCTGGCGCGGGGGGCATCTCGAAGGCGCCCGCGGCGAATATATGGCGGGCACCTCATTGCcagtgaggtggccggaggatgatcCGAGGCGACGCGGCGGCTGGTCGAGCGCCTTGCACTTGTCGCGTCGCGGGCGGAGATTTTCGCCGGCGGAGACGGCGAGGGAGCGAGGGAGGGAGCAGGAATGGGCGGGCGCTCGCCTGTATAACGAACTCGTTATATAAGCCGCTGGTCCCTTTCGCTCCATATTTTAAGTTTTTAACTCCAGGATGAATTCCGCAACCGTGTGCTTTCCTCCGTCTTGAGGTAAATTATGGTTACGAATCACTCTTTCTCTTCTTTGAATATTTCACTTTATTTGGGGGAAAAAATGTCATCCTAGTCATCGAGCTTGTTGTGTTGCCATTGCGAAATAATTGTATAAGGGTCCCGAATGACCTAGGAGCTGACATGAGTTTGCAATTTCGGTTACATCGCATCCTTTAGAAGGACCCCAAAGAAAACTAAATTTAATATAAGTGCTTCGACTTTT contains:
- the LOC119281886 gene encoding proline-rich receptor-like protein kinase PERK8, which gives rise to MPISLSPLLPPPQMVVVALDATRDHREVEVRMSLRALVARGDILRGGDSLLVLGVLHSVTNPMGYQTKASSDSFAGTSLRYLGDQVAKKAEYYKDKLLQDVEELRQVGISVTLKVCPGSPAKVVIIHEINSSKAAWVVLDRHFRRDFKHFEKHIACKVAAFQDNLSVQTLKSIRTNLSSKSMGEMKDLQNLVVSLDLSSKTLDTDKVRVSVRSSPVSYFASLTNHEMYYTPSVVGSSIQDFTPSMSVASIPVIDETEFNAKSIEDNMIGHYDSSERPVLCAGCGLRSVLYIKESMKYPFSEIQSATSDFSSENLVGEGGFGHVYKGKLKDGQVIAAKLRKEASSQGYTEFFSEVQVLSFARHRNIVMLLGYCCKESYNILVYEYICNNSLEWHLFDKAAGLLEWHKRHAIALGIAKGLRFLHEECRAGPIIHRDLRPSNVLLTHDFVPMLGDFGLAKWKAVNASIHTRVLGQSGYLAPEYAEYGIVSVRTDVYAFGIVLFQLISGRKVLEEHEGQCTHILQWAEPLVESLALHDLIDERIADTYDTYGLYHLARAAYLCVRTNPEQRPSMGEVVRLIETENEHIRDLSRQFIPHFTK